The following is a genomic window from Rutidosis leptorrhynchoides isolate AG116_Rl617_1_P2 chromosome 8, CSIRO_AGI_Rlap_v1, whole genome shotgun sequence.
TATGAACCTGTCCGACATCAATGGCTGGATTGATTGAGAATCCAAGATCCAAAATGACATCAGCAGCCCTCGTGTGAAAATCCCCCGTCAACGTATCGATTTCGACCTCGGCAAATGCGGCTCCGTACGTAAAATACCTGAAGATGTTGCCTTTTCCAGTTGTCCAGTCGAAACCAATGTCGGGAACAATGTAAAACCCGTGTGCAGAAAGATCTATGCGCTCAAAATAACACGCGTTCACCAactaaaaacaataaaaataaaatattattcatAACAAATCAATCAGTCCTGTCACAATAATAGCTAAACCAATAAAGTgtcattaatatattaatatatttaatatttaatttaatatacctCAACGAAAGAGGTATGTTTTTTAAGAGACGCAATTGGATCCATTCTTGCTTTTATTTGTTTACACGCATCCAAAACGGCAGCCCCGTACATATCAGAACTAGCTGAAGCTGCTGTCGGAGATGCATTAGGAACCTAACAGACAACTTAAACCGTCAAAAAAGTTGTACATATCATCACGCGTTAAAATTTAAGTACACCGAAATATGTTATTACCTTATCAGTACTAGTTTCTGAAATAAAAACAGAACTAAGAGAGATTTCAAAGGCCGAAGCAGCAATTTGGGCAACCTTTGTATGCAAACCCTGACCCATTTCGACACCGCCATGTGTGACCAGCACGGTTCCATCTGTATACACTTGAACGAGTGCACCTGCCTATAACATACACTAAACATAACTACTAActgcaaacaaaaaaaaataataaaaaaaaataataataaaaaagagaTTTGattatgtcaaaaaaaaaaaaaaaaaaaaaaaaaaaattacctggtTCATGAACTTTGTTGTAAATGCAATGCCAAATTTAGTTGGAATCATCGCGACTCCACGTTTTTTCCATCGGTTTTTAAGATTGAACTCTTCAACTTCACTTCTAACTTTCAAAAAGTTGCATGATTTCTTAAGTTCGTCCCAAAGTCGATGCAAAGTACAATCTTGAACTTGTTGACCAAAGTGTAATATTGATCCTTCACTCATGAAATTCATTTCCTAAGAGTAAAATCACGTTAGTACGTATATCTAACGAAGGAAAAAGTCTCAATATCAATCAAACATAACGAAAATTGATTCGGATTGTAAAACGTACTCTGATCTCTTCGGGACTTTTCTTAACCTCCATAGCAATTCGTTGAATCCAATTTTCGGTAATGAGCATACCTTGGGGTCCACCGAACCCTCGAAAAGCCGTATTGCTCGGATAATTAGTAAAACAAACATTTCCATTAACTCTAACATGTGGAATCTCATAAACGTTATCGGAATGAAACATTGCACGTTCAAGTACCGCCAGAGATAAATCAAGCGAATTTCCCGCATTGTTATAGATTTCAAGATCTAAAGCAAGCACCTTTCCTTCATTCGTAAACCCAacctaataacaataaccatttttagtcCACAAAACCATTATTTCAACTGGTCTTTTACTAAATAACATGTGATGTGATATTTCCACCGTCAAAACGGATTAATCCACCATAATTATGCATTAGGTACTTGTACAATACAAGCGCCTATTTCACAAATATGGTTAATTTATCAGTTTTGGTCGTGGAAAATCAATTCAACTGTTATATAGTCAAAGACGAGTTGACTATATAATATGAGAATTGATATTTCCACCATCAACATTAAAAATCCACCGTAATAATGTATCAGGTACTTGTACAGTACAAGAACCTAATTCACAATTTTGGTGGATTTATCAGTTTTGATAGTGGAAATATCATCATTATTCAAATAATACTTACCTTATACTTTCCAAGAAAGCTATGTCGTTGTCCAGATATCATCATATCTACGTCTCTATCGAACGTGAGTTTCACGGGTCGATCCAACAGGTATGCGGGTACGGCGGCAACAGCAGCAAAGAAAGCCGATCGTGTTTCTTTCCCGCCAAATCCACCACCAATTCGCTTCACCTTGCAAACCACTTTTGACATCGGGAGACCAAGCACATGTGCTACATACTTTTGATGCTTTTGTGGTGCCTAAATACAAGCATAAACAAATGTATCTCAAGAAATTTGTCACGAGGCAGATACTATTAAGACGAAAAGTTTGACCCATTTATATATAAAATGGGTTGATTCGGGTTATTTCTTAGCAGTACAGATATCCTAAACTAcagtattatatacaattattacaATACAAATTTGTAATAAAACTCGGGACTTAAACTTTTTCGACCTAAATAACAAAAGGACCCGTTTTGGCATGAACCCATTTTGGCCCGTTACCAACCAGCATGACCCACCCATTTTCCAAACCGAGAAATATGCTAACCTGAGTCGATGAAATCATGTGGACCTCGTTGCCACCATCCATGGTCCAAACAAAGGTGCTATTAGGTTCCAAATAAAAGTGTTCTTGACCTCCAATATGAACCTCACCCTCGATAATCTTATGACATTCGTCCGATTGAAAACATAGTTCAACGTCCCCTTTACTTAAAACTCTATGTGTATTTGGATGAAAACTTTTGGCCTTGATGGCATCCTTAATCGATAAAATTGCCGGCAGAACTTCGTACTCAATGTTGACTTTTCTTGCAGCAAGTTTCGCATTTTCATGAGTATCCGCAACAACCACTCCTATAACctgcatatatataatataataatattttaaaactaaaaatataaaacaacaagGATACCTTTAGACAATTCCTAAATCAGGATACAAACAGTGTCGCAGAACTCAGAATTACTCTCGAGTACTCGGTTTTTGCAACTCGGGCAGTACTCGGCGAGTATTCGGTCAAACTCGGTGAAGCTTGGTCAAAATTCAGTCAAAACTTGGCCAGAATTCGGGATTACTAGAAAAATCGGTCAAAACtcagtcaaaatcagtcaaattaaAAGTTGGTAAACATCCAAGTACTCCCCGAGTTGCCGAGTAACTCCCTAAATCAGCCCAATTTAATAATTTTAAAggaaatctcggtcaaactcagtcaaacttggtcaaaattcAGTCAAAACTTGGCCTCAAAATTACTTGAAAAATTGGTCAAAACTCGGTCAAAATCAGTTAAAGTTAAAagttggtcaacatccgagtactccccaAGTTGGCGAGTACTCCCTAAATTAACCCAATTTAATAATTTAAATGAACAATTAACCTGGCCAACACACGTGACAATCTCAGAGGCGAAAACTTCCTCATCTTCAACAACCGGGCCCGTAAATTTTGCGCCCGGAATATCTTTAGAAAAAAAGATACCTGCAAATCCAGGTGATGACCTGGCACCCGAATCATCAATAGAAACTAACCGAGCATGCGGTTTCTTACTTAATATCATAGCCGCATGTAACCCATTTGGTGCCATAGGTGTATCATCCGTATACTCAGCCTCACCCGTTACCTGAAGTCGTGCTGACATATGCACTTCGGCGGACCCCACAGACGTACCCTGTTTTACAACTTCGTAATCTTGACTACTCATAACAGATGGACGGGTAAAAGACTCGATAGCCGATAGATGTGAAACGGGTACAGATTCTTTAAACGAATCTTGACCGTCCATTTGATGAGATACCCataaaaagaatttaaaaaagaaaCTTAAAGTCAACGACTTTCGAAACTCCACCATGCCACCTGGCGCGTCTTCCGAAATCAAAATGTCCTGTCGCAAAATTTTCAACGAGTCCTGCAAAAGTTCCTTATTCCATTCTTTACCTGTTAAATGACCGTTTGTTTTAACCGCCGATAACGAAACGGGACCCACACCACCGTACACTATACACGCGTCGGAAACGATCCATTTCTCGTTACGTTTTTCAAGAAAAACGCGCATTCCGGCGTTTACGAGCGCGATATCATCGTCCCGTCTATGCGCTTGTTTAAACTCTTTCACGTACTCATATTTACGAGTCCAAGGAACAAAAACCGACAAAAGAATCTCGTTTTGCCCCAAATCGACTTTTCGATAACTTAAAAAAAACTTCTCGGCAAACGTTTCTCGTATATTTCCTTTCCCTTCAACGATTCGAAACTTAGCACCCGAAGCCATCCAAATCGGATTCAAATCCGAAATAGGACTAGCGGTGCAAATATTCCCGCCAACCGATGCAACGTTTCTTATTTGCGTTCCCGCAAACCATTTTATTTGTTCGGTAATAGCTTTACACGCCGACGTTTCATAAACGGGACGCTCTTCGATAAGTTTTTTTAGAAATTTCTGCAGCTCCGATAACCTAACCCCGGCACCTATCTCTATACCGTTATCGTTAACGGTCAAAACGTTAAGTTCGGGTACATGGGTAACGGCTATAAAAACCGGGTAGTGAATTTTCTTTAACCTCGTTTCGATTCCAACTTCCGTGTTTCCTAAAACTAATTTCGCATCGGGGTTTCGCGATTTTAACTCCAATACGTGTTTTAACGATAACGGCCTATGCCATTTGATCCCGCCAAAACCGTTTAACCTTAAATAACTCGACTTCCTTAAAATAAGTTGAGGCGGGAATATGATTTCTTTGTTTGTGTACGAACTTCCATCAATTTCGTTGTAAGAAACTGCCTTATAACCGTTATGGCAAACATCGGCTTGCTTGACGGTTTCTTTGTTGGGCCCACAAGAACATGGTTTACCAGTTGAAGGACAAATAAACTCACCATCTTTAGATTCTTGTAATGAGACAAAACCATTAGTGTATAACAAGTCATTAGTCTTTGCAAAGACTCGAAATGCGTCGAGAATCGGTCGATAACCGGTACATCGACATAAATTTCCGGCTAAACTTTCTTCAATTTGTTCTTCGGTAGGTGGTGTTTTGCTAGACCGTAATAATGCGTACATCGACATGATAAATCCAGGAGTACAAAATCCACATTGCGAGCCATGACGACTCGCTAATGACTCCTGCACACATTttacaaaaaattattttttattaaaattgattAACGCGAGGAGCAATGAAAAAAGACCCGAAAATGATAAGTTTTGTACCTGGACCGGATGCAAACCGAATTTACGATTTCCTAATCCCTCCACGGTGATTACGTGCATTCCTTCTACGGAATATAGCGGAGCCAAGCAAGCATTAATTGCTTGGTGCCTGAagaaaataaaaatgatacttaaaACTTTAACACATTAATTTAATTTTTTATCACCTTATTAAAGATGTGAAGGGGAAGAGCAAGAGTATTAATAGAGACTTACACACATTTCTTCAAATTTTGATCAAAGTAAGATACCATAACGGTGCAGGCCCCACAACCTCCTTCACCACACCCGAGCTTAGTTCCTGTTAAACCTACATCTTTATCACCACAACAGGGTATCAATACGGGTCAGATCATTTAGTCCGTAAAGCAAAGAGCatttatccttattattagaagcCTGCCTCATAAAGTTACACTATGATCTAGAAAACTAAACCAGTAACCTGATAGAGAtcctttaaaataaaaataaaaagcatATATACAAGAACTTAAACAGAGAAGACTCACATAACAATTCATCAAATATCAAAAACACAAAGAAATTAATTTGAAAAGTCAAAACATCACACTTATTATAATTCATAGAATAGAATTTGTATAATTCGAGCTATTCCAAACATATTTAAAAATAAATTAACACTAAAATCATTTCAATTTCATAGAGACTTTACTAGATCGAGCTTAATTTGCTCGATTAAAATTATACTTCTTTGCAGGCCTACAGGAATACACGAACATAAACTCCCTAATCCAatacagaatcttaaaataaatatgAACAAAAATAATGAAATTATTAATATAAAGCATaaaaaagtaaataaataataaataaatcaattaaaaagacaaaagtaaATCAAAAAAAGAAATAAGATGATTCTGTGTAATACCTCTGAGATACTCAAGAAGAGTCAAGTGTGCCAGACCATCAGGGAGAAGCTTAAGGACTCCATTAACATACAAAATAGCATCTTTTGATTCTTTAACATCATCTTCGTTGGTGATCAATGAACCCATATCAATCCTAAGAACGGTGTGTCTATGTATGCATGTGATTTGAaggattaatttaataataattgagaTTGAGATCAAATTGTGTGGGAGTGTTTTTCTATTTCGTACAAACTAACTCTTGTTGGActttttgtattttgtttttatacGATTTGGATTGGATGGATGACATCGTCATTATTTATTAATTGCATTTATTATTTATTGACGATCTCTTTTTGGATATTTATCCGTGAGGCGGCACTTCTGATGATACTTTACAAACAACCTGGATTATTCCATTATGTGAGGTAAAAAAAATTTATTCCTTtttctgtataaaaaaaaaaatatataaaaaaaaattaggtaaaatataaagGTAAAACtataaaatagaaaataaatataGTGTAATAACGAAATTATTTagattgtatgtattttttttttttttttttttttttttctggagACCATTGATATACAAATTAAATCATATTCTTCCTTTATCTAAATGGAAAAGTTAAGAAGAGTAACTCAATTTATTTTTAAAACATTTGTATCATATACTTACATATATGTACCATTAAGAACCAACACTACAAATAGTCACTCTTGGTTAAATTAAAGGGTAAAATATGTAATTTTTTTATGTGTCTAAAGTTAAATTCGGGCAAAGAGTAACTTTTCTATCTAATAGAAGATCCACCAACTAAAACATATGGAGTACATAAAATTTTGACGGAATAAATCTTTCTATTCGTCACGAGTTAGGTTTCACCACCATTActattaaactcgaaataattttacgaagtaAAAGCAACAAGTTATATATTCGAAACGGAGTTTTCATTCACTATTAACAGAGCTTTGTTTTAAGTAATAAACATGAACGTGAACTACATTTACATTTTAGGTCCTTACATTATTTATGAATATACAAATAAAGTtagaatattattaaatatacataacCACCTCCCGAAGTATCCTTAtgtttgtcacacccccaaatagggcctgaggtatttgtgactaattatatcaaatcacagttgtataaacgagaacgactctatatgagacgttttattgagttttgcagcggaagttaaatagattacattgtatttaataaacaacgcattaaatgtctttaattgatatgatatgtaatgaagactccaagcatagcaagcaatcatcatcaaagcagcagatatacagcggaagcaatatttaagtacctgagaataaacatgctttaaaaagtcaacacgaagttgagcgagttcataggtttatcataaatcaatagttcaatatagcattagaccacaagatttcagtttaaagttgattaataccaaatatatcaatcgaaagagttgctgtttgtaatatcgcgactaaacaaagttacccgtgacacttgttattcatgtcgttgaatcattattatgtatccaaagaccaacggtcaaatggacagagatgtcactctcagtagcgctactcacaataattaagcttgcatcttatacctcagcaattaacgatattacggcaggaatttagcatgacaaagcacgtatatagcataaaagtttgagtacttgtgtctaaacgtaaaacagttataaaagttgcgcatgtattctcagcccaaaaatatagataaaaagggagcaaatgaactcactatacgatacgatagtttgtagtaaatatgcatatgttgGCACTGCATAAGTGCAGAgttggcctccgattcacgaacctatatcaaatatttatattaacacatatacttgtaatcgaacgaattaatATTATATCTTGAATTATATATCTTGTGTATTTAGTTTGCGTAtaaatttaaaatgattaatatttatataattatgttaatatatatatatatatttgattagtattatattaaaaataattaacttgttatatatgaatatttatataagaaTGGCTAATGTGATTAATaactaattttatgtaatattacttataagtatatttttgttTATAcacaatatttatttggtaaaataatattagtaatagtaaataaaagttgtatttgatcataatgataatattaataatatcaatactgatgataattataataatattaattttaatgaaaatgataataat
Proteins encoded in this region:
- the LOC139861529 gene encoding xanthine dehydrogenase 1-like; amino-acid sequence: MGSLITNEDDVKESKDAILYVNGVLKLLPDGLAHLTLLEYLRDVGLTGTKLGCGEGGCGACTVMVSYFDQNLKKCVHQAINACLAPLYSVEGMHVITVEGLGNRKFGLHPVQESLASRHGSQCGFCTPGFIMSMYALLRSSKTPPTEEQIEESLAGNLCRCTGYRPILDAFRVFAKTNDLLYTNGFVSLQESKDGEFICPSTGKPCSCGPNKETVKQADVCHNGYKAVSYNEIDGSSYTNKEIIFPPQLILRKSSYLRLNGFGGIKWHRPLSLKHVLELKSRNPDAKLVLGNTEVGIETRLKKIHYPVFIAVTHVPELNVLTVNDNGIEIGAGVRLSELQKFLKKLIEERPVYETSACKAITEQIKWFAGTQIRNVASVGGNICTASPISDLNPIWMASGAKFRIVEGKGNIRETFAEKFFLSYRKVDLGQNEILLSVFVPWTRKYEYVKEFKQAHRRDDDIALVNAGMRVFLEKRNEKWIVSDACIVYGGVGPVSLSAVKTNGHLTGKEWNKELLQDSLKILRQDILISEDAPGGMVEFRKSLTLSFFFKFFLWVSHQMDGQDSFKESVPVSHLSAIESFTRPSVMSSQDYEVVKQGTSVGSAEVHMSARLQVTGEAEYTDDTPMAPNGLHAAMILSKKPHARLVSIDDSGARSSPGFAGIFFSKDIPGAKFTGPVVEDEEVFASEIVTCVGQVIGVVVADTHENAKLAARKVNIEYEVLPAILSIKDAIKAKSFHPNTHRVLSKGDVELCFQSDECHKIIEGEVHIGGQEHFYLEPNSTFVWTMDGGNEVHMISSTQAPQKHQKYVAHVLGLPMSKVVCKVKRIGGGFGGKETRSAFFAAVAAVPAYLLDRPVKLTFDRDVDMMISGQRHSFLGKYKVGFTNEGKVLALDLEIYNNAGNSLDLSLAVLERAMFHSDNVYEIPHVRVNGNVCFTNYPSNTAFRGFGGPQGMLITENWIQRIAMEVKKSPEEIREMNFMSEGSILHFGQQVQDCTLHRLWDELKKSCNFLKVRSEVEEFNLKNRWKKRGVAMIPTKFGIAFTTKFMNQAGALVQVYTDGTVLVTHGGVEMGQGLHTKVAQIAASAFEISLSSVFISETSTDKVPNASPTAASASSDMYGAAVLDACKQIKARMDPIASLKKHTSFVELVNACYFERIDLSAHGFYIVPDIGFDWTTGKGNIFRYFTYGAAFAEVEIDTLTGDFHTRAADVILDLGFSINPAIDVGQIEGAFVQGIGWVALEELKWGDDAHKWIPPGCLFTCGPGNYKIPSVNDVPFKFKVSLLKDAPNDKAVHSSKAVGEPPFFLASSVFFAIKDAIIAARAESGSHGWFPLDNPATPERIRMACADDFTAPFAKADFRPKLSV